GCGACCAGATCGCCCAGGAGGAGCCTTACCGCTCCATGATCCTGGAACCACTTGAAATTCTTGGCCTGGACAGGCTCGATGATTCATCCATGCTCGTCAAGGCCAGGATCAAAACCCTGCCGATCAAACAATGGGATGTAGGCCGGGAGATGAACCGCAGAATCAAGAAGCGGTTCGATCAGGAGGGCATCGAGATTCCCTTCCCCCACCGCACCATCTACTTCGGGGAGAAAAGCAAGCCCATCGATATCAATATCAGAAATGCGGAGGATATCGGAGTTAAAGGGCGGGGGGAAAAGCAGGGGGAGCAGGGTGGCCAGGGGATGCAGGGAGGTAAGTTAAGGGAGCTTATCCGGGTGATAGTCAGAGAAATACTGGCTGAGGAGAAAGGGCGGAAGTAGAGGGATATCTGGGGTGAGATTTAAGATTAATACCTTCTGGCACTACGGGATCAGGGGCTTCCAGTTCACCATGGCGTGATCTTCGGATCGTATGCTACAGGGAAATTTCACCAATGGAGCGACATCGATGTTATCGTTATATCACCCCAGTTCGACAAGGTATTTCAACGGAAGGATATAGATATAGATCTGTTGTGGCGTACAACAGCCAGGACCGATAACCGGATTGAACCCATACCCTGCGGCGAGCAGCAATGGGAGAAAGATGATTCCACCCCTATTATCGAAATTGCACGGCGTGAAGGCGTGCTGGTAGAGCTTTGTGAGGTTGCTGGGACAAATTCCAATAAGTAAGTAATGTTATTTTTCAGTTCCTCAGCAATTTCCTCAGCAGTAACCTGGAAGGGAGAAACCTTGAAACGCGAGAGAGCCACGAGAAAATCATGCCTGCTTACACCGGCAATCTCAGCCGCTTTGGATTGAGAGATCATCTCCACTTCATACCACTTAACCGCTGCGGCAAGGCGAAGCTCTTTGATAAAGGCATCCGGGCTGAGCTTGAGCGCCGAAAAAGCTCCTTCCGGCAAGTCAATGG
This window of the bacterium genome carries:
- a CDS encoding nucleotidyltransferase domain-containing protein, which produces MIFGSYATGKFHQWSDIDVIVISPQFDKVFQRKDIDIDLLWRTTARTDNRIEPIPCGEQQWEKDDSTPIIEIARREGVLVELCEVAGTNSNK